The genome window ATCTTCCACCAGCCGAACGTCAAGTTTCCGCAGCGCGTGGCGGGACAGCTTGGTTTCTCTGCCGAACAGATCGAGCCCGGCTTGCTCGTCGGCACGATCGGAAATACCTATGCGGGCGCGGCGATGATCGGACTCACGGCGACTCTCGACATCGCCCAGCCCGGTGACCGGATCCTCGTCGTCTCTTTCGGAAGTGGAGCTGGTTCCGACGCCTTCGACATCACCGTCACTGACAAAGTAACCGCCCGGCAGGGTCTCGCCACGAAGACGCAGGCATACATCGCGCGAAGAACTGAAATTGACTACGCAACGTACGTCCGCTTCCGCGGCAAGTTGGCGATGAAGTAAAGACCTCGCTGGTTGAGTAGCCCCGAATGCTCTTTGAGGGGCGTACACTTGCACCGAATGCAAGTATGGTGTCGAAACCAGTAATTAAATGGAAATATAAAATTTCATGATGCGGTCTCGATACGGGCGAGAAGAACACTCGCCCTACTCTACCACCATTAGTAACTGAGGATATTCATGACAGACGTCGTTATTGCAGGAATTAGACAAACCGAGGTCGGCGAGCATTGGGATATTGGTCTGCGTGACCTAGCCTATGCTGCTGCAATTATTTTATTAATGACAGCGCTGGCGGGTTGTACGCCAAAGCCTACAGAACCTATCCACACCGATTCATTTTTTTCAGGACAGGCACTATTCGATGCAAACGGCAATGGAGAAATTGACGCCGAAGATACGCCCGTAAGAGACGCTACATTTATTGTTGAACTTCAAGACGGCACAGAGTTCGGGAGCCAAACAAGCGACACAGGCAATGCATTCGTCACGATTCCATCAACTGTGGAGTATCCTGTCACTGTTCGCATGGAAACGCCCAAGGGCAGCCTGCTAACAGTAATTGAACCTCCCACAATTACCTTGTCGGAAACGACAGGCGAAACTATAAAATTTCTTTTTTCATCAAAGTGAGACATTCATGACAGACGTCGTTATTGCAGGAATAGGACAAACCGAAGTCGGCGAGCATTGGGATATTGGTCTGCGTGACCTTGCTTATGCCGCCATCCATGACGCGATCCAAGATGCGGGCGGTCTCAAGCCGCAGTCGCTTTTTGTGGGCAACATGCTCGCGCCGAATCTCTCGCGGCAGGCGCACGTCGGCGTATTGCTCGCAGATTATGCGGGGCTGACGGGCATCGAAGCCGTGACCATCGAAGCAGCGGGCGCATCAGGCGGGGCAGCGCTCCGTCAGGGCTATCTCGCCGTCGCCAGCGGCATGGTGGATGTGGCGCTCGTCGTCGGCGTGGAGAAATTCACCGACAAGGTCGGCTCGGAGGTGGACGAAGCCCTCGCCACCACATCCGACTCGGATTTTGAAGCGGTGCAGGGCATGACTCCCGCCGCGCAAGCTGCGCTCTTGATGAAACGTTCCATGCACGAGTACGAAATCCCCAAAGATGGATTTGCTGGTTTCGCGCTCACCGCGCATGCCAACGGCGTGGCGAACAAGAACGCCATGTTCCGCAAAGCCATCAAAGCGGAGACGTACGCCAAAACCGAAATGGTCAGCGACCCGCTCAACATGTTCGACATGGCTCCCAATGCGGATGGCGCTGCCGCGCTGCTTTTAACGCGCCGCGAGCTGATTCCGTCCAGTTGGGGGAATCCGCTTGTGAAGATCGCCGGCTCGGGGGCTTCGTCCGACACATTGGCGCTGCACGACCGCAAGGACATGCTGTACTTCGACACGGCGCAACTCTCCGCGGACAGGGCCATGAAGCAGGTCGGCTTGACGTTGGATGGGATTGACTTCTTCGAATATCACGACGCGTTCAGTATCTATGCGGCGTTGCAATTGGAAGCGGTAGGGTTTGCGATCAAGGGCAGCGGATGGAAACTCGCCGCGGATGGTTCGATTGGGTTGAAGGGCAAAATCCCCTGTGCGACGATGGGCGGCATGAAGGCGCGCGGATTCCCCGGAGGGGCTGCGGGCGTGTATCAAGCCGTCGAAGCGGCGATCCAGTTACGGGGTCAGGCGGAGGCGAATCAGGTCGAGGGGGCGCGGTTCGGATTGATCCAGTCGCTGGGCGGACCGGCGTCCACGGCGGTGAGTCACATCCTGCAAAGACTTGATTAGACGATGGACCGTGGACGATGGAATTCGTTCACGGTCTTTTTATTTGCGTCAGGTATGAGTCGACAGGGTCGTTTTCAAAGCCGAAGAAGGTATAGAATTGAGTGGTGGGTTGATCGGCTTCGAGCAGCAGGGAAATCGCTGGCTCTTTATGGGCGTAATAGCGCGAGCGCCAGCCATAGGTGGAATTGAGGTCGGCGCGGACGATTGAGAATTTGCCTTCCCCTTCCATCAACCCCATTTGGATTTTAATTTTGGAGTCGACCAGCTTGCTGGTCACTGGAGCAAGTAATATCCCATACTGAGAAGCGAGCTTCTCGATTCCATATTTACCATCATTCAACAACCAGTGCAGGATATAGTGATGCGGCTCATTTGCTGCAAGATCATCGATGACCAGCCACCTGTCCCCTTCCAATGCCATGACCGTCCGTTTGTGGCGGACAGGTTTATAGCCGTCATGTTCGCCTTGCCATAAATTATCCGTTTGCTTGAGGACGCGTCCCTTCGCCCAGTTCGTCCATGTGAAGCGGCTGACCATGGTCATTTGGTCTTTATCATCCACTGTCACCGTGTTATGCGCGGACGTGCGAGCCAGCCCGTTGCGCCAGATGCCTTCGCCAGAGTACAGGTAGGTTCCAGCGTCGATGGCGATGTTGTGCCCCCCCATCCATAAATCCATGTGGAGTTGGTCGGCGTGCGAGGGGCGGGAGGTGAAGTCGGTGCAGCGAATCACCGCTTTGCTATTTTCTCCATGAAGGATATAAACTCCTCCATCGGGAAAGGCATCGCCAAATGACTTCTTTCTTCTTTCCTCTTTCTTTTCTATCTCCACTCCACACAACCAATAGACATCTTCATCCCAAGCGCCGGGTTCGAACATTGGCTCGCCGGTGGTGATGACAGCGCCGAGTTGCAACAATGGGCGGTAGTCGGTGAAGTCGCAGTTGTTGAGCGGGAGGACGAGGGCGCCGTCGTTGGAGCCGTAAACGGGCATTTGTCCAGTGGCAGGGTCGATGAGGCGGGAGAGGCAGGTGATGGAGTTGGAGATGGATTGTTGAAGTGCTTTGGAAAATGGAGAATGGTTAATATCTGCCAAACGAATTGCGTAGAGGTAGAGGTGCAGGATAAAGCGATGGTAGTTGAGGGAGTACATGGCGTAACTGCCATCGGGAAAGATCTGTATGGCGGCTTCGGATTCGAGGAGTTTTTTACCGATGGCGAGGTATTTTTCAGCATGTTTGAGTTCGGGGAAGAGCAAGCCGACCATCCATAGACCGAAGGCTTCGCTGATGGTGTGATTGCTGCGGGTGGAGATGGCGTAGCCGATGTTGGCGTGAATCCGTTCGGCTTGGGCGGCGACGAGTTGGGTAAATTGGGTGATGTGTTCAGGCGTGG of Anaerolineales bacterium contains these proteins:
- a CDS encoding thiolase domain-containing protein (Catalyzes the synthesis of acetoacetyl coenzyme A from two molecules of acetyl coenzyme A. It can also act as a thiolase, catalyzing the reverse reaction and generating two-carbon units from the four-carbon product of fatty acid oxidation), translating into MTDVVIAGIGQTEVGEHWDIGLRDLAYAAIHDAIQDAGGLKPQSLFVGNMLAPNLSRQAHVGVLLADYAGLTGIEAVTIEAAGASGGAALRQGYLAVASGMVDVALVVGVEKFTDKVGSEVDEALATTSDSDFEAVQGMTPAAQAALLMKRSMHEYEIPKDGFAGFALTAHANGVANKNAMFRKAIKAETYAKTEMVSDPLNMFDMAPNADGAAALLLTRRELIPSSWGNPLVKIAGSGASSDTLALHDRKDMLYFDTAQLSADRAMKQVGLTLDGIDFFEYHDAFSIYAALQLEAVGFAIKGSGWKLAADGSIGLKGKIPCATMGGMKARGFPGGAAGVYQAVEAAIQLRGQAEANQVEGARFGLIQSLGGPASTAVSHILQRLD
- a CDS encoding alginate lyase family protein, which gives rise to MLTKLRTLASLYLELGPRWSAFRLAYAFRLRSGLIRLQTPQYKWSDRPLKHWPKPNIPSDSDSYTAWRKTHAPKFFASVGARGPRPDYGNTAIEEANKLLNGELKYFSHTYHQVGFPPNWSTLPTPPLAKHPRGTAADDYTKRAAEDGGLSNTPHWSQISDDSPTDIKFIWEPNRFAFVYTLVRAYAATADEKYPQAFWRLIQDWAEHNPPNSGANWKDGQEIVLRLMAWTFGFYAFIHSPSTTPEHITQFTQLVAAQAERIHANIGYAISTRSNHTISEAFGLWMVGLLFPELKHAEKYLAIGKKLLESEAAIQIFPDGSYAMYSLNYHRFILHLYLYAIRLADINHSPFSKALQQSISNSITCLSRLIDPATGQMPVYGSNDGALVLPLNNCDFTDYRPLLQLGAVITTGEPMFEPGAWDEDVYWLCGVEIEKKEERRKKSFGDAFPDGGVYILHGENSKAVIRCTDFTSRPSHADQLHMDLWMGGHNIAIDAGTYLYSGEGIWRNGLARTSAHNTVTVDDKDQMTMVSRFTWTNWAKGRVLKQTDNLWQGEHDGYKPVRHKRTVMALEGDRWLVIDDLAANEPHHYILHWLLNDGKYGIEKLASQYGILLAPVTSKLVDSKIKIQMGLMEGEGKFSIVRADLNSTYGWRSRYYAHKEPAISLLLEADQPTTQFYTFFGFENDPVDSYLTQIKRP